A window of Zingiber officinale cultivar Zhangliang chromosome 5A, Zo_v1.1, whole genome shotgun sequence contains these coding sequences:
- the LOC121981925 gene encoding protein trichome birefringence-like 42, with the protein MEYYFSSLPPSLFSRRWLLLSLVALLGYLLLCFTLHRIFPAPNVIAIASLSFPRPQGELDSTPLAPAPSAAPQVSHLALTANFPGNVSGEDSAEEKCNLFEGRWVHDPSRHPLYRSQRCPFLSDQVSCQKSGRPDSDYERWRWQPNGCDLPRFNGTETLERWRGKRVVVVGDSLNRNMWESMICILYSAVRRKHVYVKDRSAEHKLFRALDYDCTVEFFWSPFLVELKERKGDRAKILHLDNLSASARFWRGADVMVFNTGHWWTHNGKMRAWDYFQLREELTEEMEPAEAFNRALRTWARWVDRNVDPRQTAVFFRSISPEHKRENLQWCYNQTRPISDDERYVWQFPKSMVTLVERTLLRMRTPVRYLNVTRLSGFRRDAHTGVYTSRQGKLLTPEQRKEPERFADCSHWCLPGLPDTWNELLFASLLESSLTTS; encoded by the exons ATGGAATACTACTTCTCCTCCCTTCCTCCTTCCCTCTTCAGCCGGAGATGGCTTCTCCTCTCCCTCGTCGCCCTCCTCGGCTACCTCTTGCTCTGCTTCACCCTCCACCGCATCTTTCCGGCCCCGAACGTTATAGCCATCGCTTCTTTGTCCTTTCCTCGCCCCCAGGGAGAACTCGACTCGACGCCGTTAGCGCCGGCCCCTTCGGCGGCCCCTCAAGTTAGTCATTTAGCACTGACGGCCAACTTTCCTGGCAACGTCTCCGGCGAGGACAGCGCGGAGGAGAAATGCAACTTGTTCGAAGGGAGGTGGGTCCATGACCCGAGCCGGCACCCGCTCTACCGCTCCCAAAGGTGTCCTTTCCTCAGCGACCAAGTGAGCTGCCAGAAAAGCGGCCGGCCGGACTCTGACTACGAGCGGTGGCGGTGGCAGCCCAACGGCTGTGACTTACCGAG GTTTAATGGGACGGAGACGCTGGAGAGGTGGAGGGGGAAGCGGGTGGTGGTGGTGGGCGATTCACTCAACCGGAACATGTGGGAGTCGATGATCTGCATACTCTACTCTGCGGTTCGCCGGAAGCACGTCTACGTCAAGGACCGCAGCGCCGAGCACAAACTCTTCCGAGCCTTG GATTACGATTGCACGGTGGAATTCTTTTGGAGTCCGTTCCTGGTGGAGCTGAAGGAGAGGAAGGGAGACCGTGCCAAGATCCTGCATCTCGACAATCTCTCCGCCAGCGCTCGCTTCTGGCGAGGCGCCGACGTCATGGTCTTCAACACCGGCCACTGGTGGACGCACAACGGCAAAATGAGGGCCTGGGACTACTTCCAGCTCAGGGAAGAACTCACGGAGGAGATGGAACCCGCCGAAGCTTTCAACAGAGCCCTCAGAACTTGGGCTCGCTGGGTCGACCGCAACGTCGACCCTCGCCAGACCGCCGTcttcttccgcagcatctcgccAGAGCACAAGAG GGAGAATTTGCAATGGTGCTACAACCAAACTCGACCCATCTCCGACGACGAGAGGTATGTGTGGCAGTTTCCCAAGTCAATGGTGACGCTGGTAGAGAGGACCCTCCTGAGGATGAGGACGCCAGTGCGTTATCTCAACGTGACGCGGCTGTCGGGGTTCAGACGGGATGCCCACACGGGCGTGTACACTTCGAGGCAGGGGAAGCTCCTGACGCCGGAGCAGAGGAAGGAACCGGAGAGGTTCGCCGACTGTAGCCACTGGTGCTTGCCTGGATTGCCCGACACTTGGAACGAACTCCTCTTTGCCTCCCTCCTGGAAAGCAGCTTAACTACTTCGTGA